In Deferrivibrio essentukiensis, a single window of DNA contains:
- the pnp gene encoding polyribonucleotide nucleotidyltransferase yields the protein MKKDVKEFEVRLDDSIEPIIFETGFKAKQTNASIWARQGDTIVLVTAVASKKSPEKIDFFPLTVNYVEKFYAVGKIPGGFIKRESRPSDRETLVSRLIDRPLRPLFPEGFRNETQVIATVVSSDSKHSPDILALNAASAALMISDIPFNGPVCGVRVGKKDGNLIINPSADTYDNLDMNIVLAGTKDAIVMVEAGMNNVSEEEVVEALEFGHEYIKKIVAVQEKMAAEIGKPKMEYKDFTVPDNIYQKVHSELAEKLKEAVLIPGKQEKYAAIDNVKEEYFTKLKEDLGDEFAELESAYKEAYGLVEKDVFRDITLNSGHRVDGRGYTEVRPIDIEINLLPKAHGSALFTRGETQALVTTTLGTKMDSQMLDDIEGEGSKRFMLHYNFPPFCVGEVGFLRAPGRREIGHGALAERALSFMIPDEKDFPYTIRVVSEILESNGSSSMATVCGGSLSLMDAGVPVKDAVAGIAMGLIYEKDKYVVLSDIMGIEDHLGDMDFKVAGTKDGITALQMDIKIEGLSRDILEKALAQAKEGRLHILSKMNEIIDAPRGDLSPNAPRFEVMSIKPDKVGLVIGPGGKTIKAIIEETGVSIDIMDDGILNIFGSNKEAIEKAKDKIAALVQELEAGKTYKAKVKKIADFGAFVELIPGVEALLHVSEYALERTKNIGDHLKVGDLVEVKYLGKDEKGRLKISRKELLKGV from the coding sequence ATGAAAAAAGACGTGAAAGAATTTGAAGTAAGGCTCGATGATAGTATCGAGCCTATTATTTTCGAGACAGGGTTCAAAGCAAAGCAGACCAATGCCAGTATTTGGGCTAGACAAGGTGATACTATTGTCTTGGTTACTGCTGTTGCAAGCAAAAAATCTCCCGAAAAAATAGACTTTTTCCCGCTAACTGTGAATTATGTTGAAAAGTTTTATGCTGTGGGTAAGATTCCTGGCGGATTTATCAAAAGGGAAAGTCGACCTTCGGATAGAGAAACATTGGTATCAAGGCTTATAGACAGGCCTTTGAGACCTTTATTCCCTGAAGGTTTTAGAAATGAAACACAGGTTATAGCAACTGTAGTTTCAAGTGACTCAAAACATTCTCCTGATATCCTTGCACTTAATGCTGCAAGTGCCGCACTTATGATATCTGATATACCTTTTAATGGACCGGTGTGTGGAGTTAGGGTAGGCAAAAAGGATGGGAATTTAATTATAAATCCTTCTGCTGACACTTACGACAATCTTGATATGAATATTGTTCTTGCAGGGACTAAAGATGCCATTGTTATGGTTGAAGCCGGAATGAACAATGTTAGTGAGGAAGAAGTTGTTGAGGCTTTAGAGTTTGGGCATGAGTATATAAAGAAAATTGTTGCTGTTCAGGAGAAAATGGCTGCTGAGATTGGCAAACCAAAAATGGAATATAAAGACTTTACGGTTCCTGATAATATATATCAAAAAGTCCATAGTGAGCTTGCTGAAAAGTTAAAAGAAGCGGTTCTGATTCCGGGAAAGCAGGAAAAGTATGCTGCTATTGATAACGTTAAAGAGGAATACTTCACCAAGCTTAAGGAAGATTTGGGCGATGAATTTGCTGAACTTGAAAGTGCATATAAGGAAGCTTATGGTCTTGTAGAGAAAGATGTTTTTAGAGATATTACGTTAAATTCTGGACACAGAGTTGATGGTAGAGGATATACTGAAGTAAGACCTATAGATATAGAAATTAACCTTCTTCCAAAGGCTCATGGCTCAGCCCTTTTTACAAGGGGTGAGACTCAGGCTCTTGTTACTACTACACTTGGCACAAAAATGGACAGTCAGATGCTTGATGATATAGAAGGTGAAGGGAGCAAGAGATTTATGCTCCATTATAATTTCCCACCTTTTTGTGTCGGCGAGGTTGGATTTTTGAGAGCTCCGGGTAGAAGAGAGATTGGGCACGGTGCCTTGGCTGAAAGGGCACTTTCATTTATGATTCCCGATGAAAAGGATTTCCCGTACACTATAAGGGTAGTGTCAGAAATATTAGAGTCTAACGGTTCATCCTCAATGGCGACTGTATGTGGTGGTTCACTTTCTCTTATGGATGCCGGTGTTCCTGTCAAGGATGCTGTTGCTGGAATCGCAATGGGCTTGATTTATGAAAAAGATAAGTATGTTGTATTGAGTGATATAATGGGGATAGAAGACCATCTTGGCGATATGGATTTTAAAGTCGCAGGTACTAAAGACGGTATTACTGCTTTGCAGATGGATATCAAGATAGAAGGTCTATCGAGAGATATCCTTGAAAAAGCTTTGGCACAGGCAAAAGAGGGCAGACTTCATATCCTTTCTAAAATGAATGAAATTATCGATGCTCCGAGGGGTGATTTATCTCCTAACGCTCCGCGTTTTGAAGTTATGAGTATCAAACCTGATAAGGTTGGTCTCGTAATCGGGCCTGGAGGAAAAACAATAAAGGCTATTATTGAAGAAACGGGTGTTTCTATAGATATAATGGATGACGGTATCCTTAATATTTTTGGAAGCAACAAAGAGGCTATTGAAAAGGCCAAAGACAAGATAGCTGCTCTTGTTCAGGAATTGGAAGCAGGGAAGACATACAAGGCAAAGGTTAAAAAAATAGCCGATTTTGGCGCTTTTGTTGAGTTGATTCC
- the rpsO gene encoding 30S ribosomal protein S15, with product MALEKALKNEIIEKFKTCEGDTGSPEVQVALLTERIKQLTEHFATHKKDFHSRKGLLMLVGKRRKLLDYLKKKDYNRYKTLIDTLGLRK from the coding sequence ATGGCATTAGAAAAAGCGTTGAAAAACGAAATTATTGAGAAGTTTAAGACATGTGAAGGGGATACTGGTTCTCCTGAAGTTCAGGTAGCGCTATTAACCGAAAGGATAAAGCAACTTACTGAACATTTTGCAACACACAAAAAGGACTTTCACTCAAGAAAAGGTCTTCTTATGTTGGTAGGTAAAAGAAGGAAGCTTCTTGATTACCTCAAAAAGAAGGACTACAACAGGTACAAAACTCTTATCGATACTTTAGGGTTAAGGAAATAG
- the truB gene encoding tRNA pseudouridine(55) synthase TruB, which produces MNGIVNVNKESGCSSFSVVESLKKILKTKKCGHIGTLDPIAEGVLPVCVNQATKLSDYLMAKDKEYIASVRLGIKTDTMDITGKILHESNEVPDLQAIKEVLELIIGEREYKIPAFSAVKISGQRAYKLARKGLIDDAGTRIMTVYEAEILNYSYPEIIIRFFCEKGTYIRSLIDFLGDSLGSYGTMQNLIRTRNGVFDIKSSFKLYEIVEMVKKDDFSFVIPMEKVIDWPNCVLKDEYVERFLNGVQIQKNGYIKLPIEEESDFFWITDRLKNVLGFAKKNEGKDIPLKVVKIFKD; this is translated from the coding sequence ATGAATGGAATTGTAAACGTCAACAAAGAGAGTGGTTGCTCATCCTTTAGCGTAGTTGAATCTTTGAAAAAAATACTTAAAACAAAGAAATGCGGTCATATCGGGACGCTGGATCCGATTGCTGAAGGTGTGCTACCTGTATGTGTTAATCAGGCAACTAAACTGTCAGATTATCTGATGGCAAAGGATAAAGAGTATATTGCATCAGTCAGGTTAGGGATCAAAACGGATACAATGGATATTACGGGTAAGATTTTGCATGAGTCAAATGAAGTCCCTGACTTGCAAGCCATCAAAGAAGTCCTGGAACTGATTATAGGTGAGAGGGAATATAAGATTCCTGCTTTTTCTGCTGTTAAAATTTCAGGTCAAAGAGCATACAAATTAGCAAGGAAAGGGCTTATTGATGATGCAGGTACGAGGATAATGACAGTGTACGAAGCAGAAATTTTAAATTATAGTTATCCTGAAATTATAATAAGGTTTTTTTGTGAAAAAGGTACGTATATCAGGAGCCTTATAGATTTTTTAGGTGATAGTCTTGGTTCTTACGGGACAATGCAGAATCTCATAAGGACAAGAAACGGTGTCTTTGATATTAAAAGCTCTTTTAAATTATACGAGATAGTTGAAATGGTTAAGAAAGATGATTTTAGTTTTGTTATCCCTATGGAAAAAGTTATAGACTGGCCAAATTGTGTGCTTAAAGATGAGTATGTGGAAAGATTTTTAAATGGAGTTCAGATACAGAAAAATGGTTACATTAAATTGCCTATTGAAGAGGAATCCGATTTCTTTTGGATAACAGATAGACTTAAAAATGTATTAGGCTTTGCAAAAAAAAATGAAGGGAAAGATATACCGCTTAAAGTTGTAAAAATATTCAAAGATTAA
- the rbfA gene encoding 30S ribosome-binding factor RbfA, whose amino-acid sequence MQNSGSFRDKRVGELLKHEIMNIIFKELKDPRVVNVSITDIVVAKDFSVAKVYVRTLLDGDKDGCVIGLNNSANFIRGKLMKVLRLKKVPHLEFFYDDTLDNALKIESLIREVSKDK is encoded by the coding sequence ATGCAAAATAGTGGCAGTTTTAGAGATAAAAGAGTTGGTGAGCTTCTTAAACATGAAATCATGAATATAATATTCAAGGAGCTTAAAGATCCGAGAGTGGTTAATGTTTCGATTACAGATATTGTTGTGGCGAAAGATTTTAGTGTTGCTAAGGTGTATGTGAGGACGCTTCTTGATGGTGATAAGGATGGTTGTGTTATTGGTCTTAACAATAGTGCCAATTTTATCAGAGGGAAGTTAATGAAAGTTTTAAGGCTTAAAAAGGTACCTCATCTTGAGTTTTTTTATGATGACACCCTTGATAATGCACTGAAGATTGAGTCCCTCATTAGGGAAGTATCCAAAGATAAATGA
- a CDS encoding DUF503 domain-containing protein, with translation MIIGVLNILLEIPSAFSLKEKRRVLNSLKTKLKSKFNISVAEIGEKDIWNRAEIGVALISDDTSFCNEQLGKVVDFVDNQHDVVVLEINQEIL, from the coding sequence ATGATTATAGGTGTATTGAATATTTTGCTCGAAATCCCTTCTGCATTTTCTTTAAAGGAGAAAAGGAGGGTTTTAAATAGTCTCAAGACAAAGCTAAAGAGCAAATTCAATATTTCTGTTGCTGAAATTGGAGAGAAGGATATTTGGAATAGGGCAGAAATAGGTGTTGCTTTGATAAGTGATGACACCTCTTTTTGCAATGAGCAGTTAGGCAAGGTTGTAGATTTTGTGGACAATCAACATGACGTGGTTGTGTTGGAGATAAATCAGGAGATTTTATAA
- the infB gene encoding translation initiation factor IF-2, translated as MSKFKLQEVIEKAGLSFEDALEKLKEINIDVSSPDDMVNEKAVSHLGVDPKILSVDKRQELLKKALERHKRHSRPKEVVIKKSDDDSSKRISKEELLRKKRELEKSLKKVDEEREKIAKVKQEELNKEKEAEETKVEQEKVQTVEVSKAAPESATLATEVAAPVKDEDKKETQKPSQSEKTEDKPKPVHREKKDGRDFNRRPREHSDSRRDTRTPETKQFKDKKVEQKPRREDDSRGKAAFKKQDDIDKPSETFEKLKRVDIDKKKETPKEDIEPKKVKAKKGVKKEKNLVKDILEGFDELELEEAIVKGEIKDEIIIDEEVIVEKTEDIAQKNKGKRQQKPKKKDRAKESKKQEPVKITKVEIGETITVNELAGLLGIKAVELVKKLFAMGVMASVNQAIDAETAQLLGAEYDIEVVVKTITEDDLLPKYEDNPEKMKPRPPIVTVMGHVDHGKTSLLDAIRKTRVAEGEAGGITQHIGAYEVDLNGRSITFLDTPGHEAFTTLRARGANVTDIVILVVAADDGVMPQTKEAIDHSKAAGVRLVVAVNKIDKPNANPEKVKTQLAEYGIIPEEWGGENQFQEISAKNRIGIEDLLERVLLEADMLELKADYDRLAEGIIIESKLDKQRGPVGTVLVRKGTLKNGDFFVVGPTFGKVRAMFNSVGRSVKTAGPSVPVEVMGFSSVPESGQTFIVVPNEKVARQVAEIRMAKMKEAELREKSKVSLNDLFDRIKEGEIQELNIVIKADVQGSVEALKTSLIKLSNQEVKVNIIHDGVGGINESDVLLAAASNAVIIGFNVRPDNNARAVAERENVEINLYSVIYEAIDNIKSAIEGMLSPEVNESVIGRVEVRQVFSVPKIGKIAGAYVLEGKITRNAKVRVIRDNIVVYDGTVGSLKRFQDDAKEVVAGYECGVGIDRFNDIKEGDIFEVYEMVERKRELKELK; from the coding sequence ATGAGTAAATTTAAGTTACAGGAAGTTATCGAAAAGGCAGGATTAAGTTTTGAAGATGCGTTGGAAAAATTAAAAGAGATAAATATAGATGTTTCATCCCCTGATGATATGGTGAATGAAAAAGCTGTAAGTCACCTAGGGGTTGACCCTAAGATTCTTAGTGTAGACAAAAGACAGGAGCTTTTGAAAAAAGCTCTTGAGAGGCATAAAAGACACTCAAGGCCAAAAGAAGTAGTAATTAAAAAGAGTGATGATGACAGTTCGAAAAGAATTTCCAAGGAAGAGCTTTTGCGAAAGAAGAGAGAGCTTGAAAAATCTTTGAAAAAAGTGGATGAGGAAAGAGAAAAAATTGCCAAGGTAAAGCAGGAAGAGTTAAACAAAGAGAAAGAGGCAGAAGAAACAAAAGTGGAGCAAGAAAAAGTACAGACTGTCGAAGTATCAAAAGCTGCTCCCGAATCTGCTACTTTAGCTACTGAAGTTGCTGCACCTGTGAAGGATGAAGATAAAAAAGAAACTCAAAAACCATCTCAGAGTGAAAAAACTGAAGATAAACCAAAGCCTGTTCATAGAGAGAAAAAAGATGGTAGGGATTTTAATAGAAGACCAAGAGAACATTCTGACTCAAGAAGGGATACAAGAACCCCTGAAACAAAGCAGTTTAAAGATAAAAAAGTAGAGCAAAAGCCAAGAAGAGAGGATGATTCGAGGGGTAAAGCCGCATTTAAAAAGCAAGATGATATTGATAAACCGTCTGAGACTTTTGAAAAACTAAAAAGAGTCGATATAGACAAGAAAAAAGAAACTCCTAAAGAGGATATTGAGCCCAAAAAGGTTAAGGCTAAGAAAGGTGTTAAAAAAGAGAAAAATTTGGTTAAAGACATTTTAGAGGGGTTTGATGAGCTTGAGCTTGAGGAAGCAATAGTTAAAGGTGAAATAAAAGATGAGATTATTATAGATGAAGAGGTAATTGTAGAAAAAACTGAAGATATTGCTCAGAAAAATAAAGGTAAAAGACAACAGAAACCTAAGAAAAAAGATAGAGCAAAAGAGAGTAAAAAGCAGGAACCTGTAAAGATTACAAAAGTTGAAATAGGTGAAACTATCACTGTAAATGAGTTAGCAGGCTTGCTAGGGATAAAGGCCGTTGAGCTTGTTAAAAAACTTTTTGCTATGGGTGTAATGGCTTCGGTAAATCAGGCAATTGATGCGGAAACTGCTCAGCTATTAGGTGCAGAATATGATATAGAAGTGGTGGTTAAAACAATTACAGAAGATGATTTGTTGCCGAAGTATGAAGATAATCCAGAGAAGATGAAGCCAAGACCTCCTATTGTTACAGTTATGGGGCACGTTGACCACGGTAAGACATCTTTACTTGATGCAATCAGAAAGACAAGGGTTGCAGAGGGTGAAGCCGGAGGTATTACCCAGCATATAGGTGCTTATGAAGTTGATTTAAATGGCAGAAGCATAACGTTTCTTGATACTCCCGGTCATGAGGCTTTTACTACATTAAGGGCAAGGGGTGCAAATGTTACAGATATTGTAATTCTTGTTGTTGCGGCTGATGACGGGGTTATGCCTCAAACAAAAGAGGCAATAGACCATTCTAAGGCTGCAGGGGTAAGATTGGTTGTAGCAGTTAATAAAATTGACAAACCTAATGCAAATCCCGAGAAGGTTAAAACTCAGCTTGCAGAATATGGAATAATTCCTGAAGAATGGGGCGGTGAAAACCAGTTTCAGGAAATTTCAGCTAAAAATAGAATTGGAATTGAAGATTTGCTTGAAAGAGTCCTCCTTGAGGCAGATATGTTGGAGCTTAAGGCTGATTATGACAGGTTAGCTGAAGGTATAATTATTGAATCCAAGCTTGATAAACAGCGAGGCCCGGTGGGTACTGTCTTGGTTAGAAAAGGCACTTTGAAAAATGGAGATTTTTTTGTAGTAGGCCCAACATTTGGTAAGGTTAGAGCTATGTTTAACTCAGTTGGAAGGAGTGTGAAGACTGCCGGCCCATCTGTACCTGTAGAAGTAATGGGATTTTCTTCTGTTCCTGAATCAGGCCAAACCTTTATTGTTGTGCCAAATGAAAAGGTAGCAAGACAGGTTGCAGAGATTAGAATGGCAAAAATGAAAGAGGCTGAGCTGAGGGAGAAGAGCAAGGTAAGTCTTAACGATCTGTTTGATAGAATCAAAGAAGGTGAAATTCAGGAGCTTAACATTGTCATAAAGGCTGATGTACAAGGGTCTGTGGAAGCTCTAAAGACAAGTTTAATTAAGTTATCAAACCAGGAAGTTAAGGTAAATATTATTCATGATGGTGTTGGCGGTATAAATGAATCGGATGTCCTTTTGGCTGCTGCTTCAAATGCAGTTATTATTGGATTTAACGTAAGGCCTGACAATAATGCAAGAGCAGTTGCCGAGCGTGAAAATGTGGAAATTAACCTATATTCGGTTATTTATGAAGCGATAGATAACATTAAAAGTGCTATTGAAGGTATGCTCTCCCCAGAGGTTAATGAAAGTGTAATAGGTAGAGTTGAGGTAAGACAAGTATTTTCAGTGCCTAAAATAGGAAAAATCGCCGGTGCATATGTATTGGAAGGTAAAATTACAAGAAACGCGAAAGTTAGGGTTATTCGTGACAATATAGTTGTTTATGATGGTACAGTTGGTTCTTTGAAACGTTTTCAGGATGATGCAAAGGAAGTTGTTGCCGGTTATGAGTGTGGTGTGGGTATTGACAGGTTTAATGACATCAAAGAGGGCGACATATTCGAAGTTTATGAAATGGTAGAAAGAAAGAGGGAGCTTAAAGAGCTTAAATGA
- a CDS encoding YlxR family protein: MMTSQKSQKKKSKNIRTCIVCKCKFEKKELLRFVRENKIAKVDLEHNMPGRGFYICYEDLLRVKGSALKKITGVEKDILLSYLYEEIENVIFNHLSSLNKKLKDKCVELFLKDRDGFLTYLRDMENKNINVKNIDIMLSRLNKIKQLNF, translated from the coding sequence ATGATGACTTCACAGAAGAGTCAGAAGAAGAAGAGTAAAAATATCAGAACGTGTATTGTTTGTAAGTGTAAATTTGAAAAAAAAGAATTGTTAAGATTTGTAAGAGAGAATAAAATAGCAAAGGTAGATTTAGAGCATAATATGCCAGGGAGAGGATTTTACATCTGTTATGAGGATTTATTGAGAGTTAAAGGTTCCGCACTCAAAAAAATAACAGGTGTTGAAAAAGATATTCTTTTAAGTTACCTTTATGAAGAGATAGAAAATGTTATTTTTAATCATTTGAGTAGTTTGAACAAGAAATTAAAGGATAAATGTGTTGAGTTATTTTTAAAGGACAGAGATGGTTTTTTGACTTACTTGAGAGATATGGAAAATAAAAATATAAATGTTAAAAATATTGACATAATGCTTAGTAGATTGAATAAGATTAAGCAGTTAAACTTTTAA
- the nusA gene encoding transcription termination factor NusA yields the protein MIREFAKVADELGREKGLSRSMLSEVLREAIVTAVHKKIGKYGEPEVTVDIEKGTIKILIPKEVSEEIDSKWHEISIEEAKKYKENPQLGDIVMVPTTLEALGRQAAIAAKNKLLEKIRDAERQVIYEQFQNKVGEILNGTVLKTERDNLVVNIGKAEAILPKRESIPADFFGRGDYVRALLLEIRVVKGWPQLILSRTHPEFLKKLFEMEIPEVYEGIIDVKGVAREPGDRAKVAVYSTNSNIDPVGACIGLKGVRINSISQELRGEKIDVIEWSPDPVKYVCNAISPAQVLLTNIFEDEETIEVVVPDDELSLAIGKKGQNVKLAAMLTGWRLDVLKESEYNEIRKVRLIEQEQEFKEFDELYNLEHIDVLTDEMVRRLVDAGIDDVEKLSTSNLEEVAAALEISDEEAINIINSAIDYLTSKLAELQDDDFTEESEEEE from the coding sequence ATGATCAGAGAATTTGCTAAAGTGGCTGATGAGCTTGGAAGAGAAAAGGGGCTAAGCCGCAGTATGTTAAGTGAAGTATTAAGAGAAGCGATTGTTACTGCTGTACATAAAAAAATTGGAAAATATGGTGAACCTGAGGTGACTGTTGACATAGAAAAAGGGACTATAAAAATTTTAATTCCGAAAGAGGTTTCCGAAGAGATAGACAGTAAGTGGCATGAGATAAGTATAGAAGAAGCTAAAAAATATAAAGAAAATCCTCAGCTTGGGGATATTGTAATGGTTCCTACTACACTTGAAGCTCTTGGCAGGCAGGCAGCAATTGCAGCTAAAAATAAACTATTAGAAAAGATAAGAGATGCCGAAAGACAGGTAATTTATGAGCAGTTTCAAAATAAAGTTGGTGAAATATTAAATGGTACAGTACTGAAGACTGAGCGCGATAATTTAGTTGTCAATATTGGTAAAGCTGAAGCTATCTTACCTAAAAGGGAAAGTATCCCTGCCGATTTCTTTGGGAGAGGCGATTATGTAAGAGCTTTATTACTTGAAATCAGAGTCGTTAAAGGTTGGCCTCAGTTGATATTGTCCAGGACTCACCCTGAATTTCTTAAAAAACTTTTTGAAATGGAAATCCCTGAAGTTTATGAAGGTATTATAGATGTAAAAGGTGTTGCTCGCGAACCGGGTGACAGGGCGAAAGTTGCTGTTTATTCAACCAATTCAAACATTGATCCCGTAGGGGCATGTATTGGGCTTAAGGGGGTCAGGATTAATTCAATAAGCCAGGAGTTGAGAGGGGAAAAGATAGATGTGATAGAGTGGTCACCAGACCCGGTAAAATATGTATGTAACGCCATTTCACCTGCTCAGGTATTATTGACAAATATTTTTGAAGATGAAGAGACTATTGAGGTTGTAGTACCGGATGACGAACTTTCACTTGCTATCGGTAAGAAAGGGCAAAATGTTAAGTTAGCTGCCATGCTTACCGGTTGGAGATTAGATGTACTGAAAGAAAGTGAATACAACGAAATAAGAAAAGTAAGACTTATAGAGCAGGAGCAAGAGTTTAAGGAATTTGATGAACTTTATAATCTGGAGCATATTGACGTTTTGACTGACGAAATGGTGAGAAGACTTGTCGATGCCGGTATTGATGATGTTGAAAAGCTTTCTACATCCAACTTGGAAGAAGTGGCTGCCGCTCTTGAAATAAGTGACGAGGAAGCAATAAATATAATAAACAGTGCCATCGATTATTTAACTTCAAAACTTGCAGAGCTTCAAGATGATGACTTCACAGAAGAGTCAGAAGAAGAAGAGTAA
- the rimP gene encoding ribosome maturation factor RimP, with protein sequence MSIVHKKIEHTVRDYLKNNLPFDGVEIFDVTYRRERAGNVLRVIIDGENVGLEECAKVSNFVYEWLDNEDLIEGKYSLEVSTPGIDRPLRNQKDFLRYKGKVCKITLINPVGENRKNFKGKIMEVNEDKIIIYVEHESKHFDIDIKNIKKAKLEIDF encoded by the coding sequence ATGAGCATAGTCCACAAAAAAATTGAACACACAGTTAGGGATTATTTAAAGAATAATTTACCTTTCGATGGTGTTGAAATATTTGATGTTACTTATAGAAGGGAAAGAGCCGGTAATGTCTTAAGGGTCATTATTGATGGTGAAAATGTAGGGCTTGAAGAGTGCGCTAAAGTGAGTAATTTTGTGTACGAATGGCTGGATAACGAGGATTTGATAGAGGGTAAATACTCTCTTGAGGTTTCTACACCGGGCATTGACAGGCCCCTTAGAAATCAAAAAGATTTTTTAAGGTATAAAGGGAAGGTTTGCAAAATTACCTTAATTAACCCTGTGGGAGAGAATAGAAAGAATTTTAAGGGTAAAATTATGGAAGTGAATGAGGACAAGATTATTATATATGTTGAACATGAAAGTAAACATTTTGACATAGATATAAAAAATATAAAAAAAGCTAAATTAGAAATAGATTTTTAG